One Bacillus amyloliquefaciens DSM 7 = ATCC 23350 DNA window includes the following coding sequences:
- a CDS encoding adenylosuccinate synthase produces the protein MSSVVVVGTQWGDEGKGKITDFLSENAEVIARYQGGNNAGHTIKFDGVTYKLHLIPSGIFYKEKACVIGNGMVVDPKALVTELAYLHERNVSTDNLKISNRAHVILPYHLKLDEVEEERKGANKIGTTKKGIGPAYMDKAARIGIRIADLLDRDVFAEKLERNLEEKNRLLEKMYETEGFKIEDILDEYYEYGQQIKKYVCDTSVVLNDALDEGRRVLFEGAQGVMLDIDQGTYPFVTSSNPVAGGVTIGSGVGPTKIQHVVGVSKAYTTRVGDGPFPTELKDEIGDQIREVGREYGTTTGRPRRVGWFDSVVVRHARRVSGITDLSLNSIDVLTGIETLKICVAYRYKGEVIEEFPASLKALAECEPVYEEMPGWTEDITGAKTLSDLPENARHYLERVSQLTGIPLSIFSVGPDRSQTNVIRSVYRAN, from the coding sequence ATGTCTTCAGTAGTCGTAGTAGGTACGCAGTGGGGCGATGAAGGAAAAGGTAAAATTACAGATTTCCTGTCAGAAAATGCAGAAGTGATCGCACGTTATCAAGGCGGAAACAATGCAGGACATACCATCAAGTTTGATGGAGTCACGTACAAGCTTCATTTAATCCCGTCAGGAATTTTTTATAAAGAAAAAGCGTGTGTCATCGGGAACGGAATGGTTGTTGATCCGAAAGCGCTCGTAACGGAGCTTGCGTATCTTCATGAACGCAATGTGAGCACGGATAACTTGAAAATCAGCAACAGAGCTCATGTGATTCTCCCGTACCATCTGAAACTGGATGAGGTAGAGGAAGAACGCAAAGGGGCCAACAAGATCGGCACAACGAAAAAAGGAATCGGACCTGCTTATATGGACAAAGCGGCACGGATCGGCATCCGGATCGCAGACCTGTTAGATCGAGACGTGTTTGCAGAAAAGCTTGAACGGAACCTAGAAGAGAAAAACCGTCTGCTTGAAAAAATGTATGAAACGGAAGGCTTCAAAATTGAAGATATTCTGGATGAGTATTATGAATACGGCCAGCAGATTAAAAAGTATGTATGCGATACATCCGTCGTCCTGAATGACGCGCTGGATGAAGGCCGCCGTGTCTTATTTGAAGGCGCTCAAGGGGTCATGCTTGATATCGACCAAGGAACATACCCGTTTGTTACTTCATCCAACCCGGTCGCCGGAGGGGTGACGATCGGTTCAGGCGTAGGCCCGACAAAAATCCAGCACGTCGTTGGTGTATCTAAAGCGTACACAACCCGTGTCGGTGACGGTCCTTTCCCAACTGAGCTGAAAGATGAAATCGGAGATCAAATCCGTGAAGTCGGACGCGAATACGGCACAACGACAGGCCGCCCGCGCCGTGTCGGCTGGTTTGACAGCGTTGTTGTCCGCCATGCCCGCCGCGTCAGCGGAATCACAGATCTTTCTCTGAACTCAATCGATGTGCTGACAGGCATTGAGACCTTGAAAATCTGTGTCGCTTACCGCTACAAAGGTGAAGTGATTGAAGAATTCCCGGCAAGTCTGAAAGCTCTTGCAGAGTGTGAACCGGTGTATGAAGAAATGCCTGGCTGGACGGAAGATATCACAGGCGCAAAAACATTAAGCGATCTTCCTGAAAATGCGCGCCACTATTTGGAACGCGTGTCTCAGCTGACAGGTATTCCGCTTTCTATTTTCTCTGTCGGTCCTGACCGTTCACAAACGAACGTCATCCGCAGTGTATACCGCGCTAACTAA
- a CDS encoding VOC family protein, with protein MTIEFPQFQAAQIRIARPTGQLKEIIRFYEEGLGLKRVGSFSGHEGYSGVMFGLPHTQYHLEFTEETGASQPAPVPHGDSLLVFYIPDQQELIRISTKLKQMGYEEKEPENPYWGEKGVTIEDPDGWRIVLMNTSGI; from the coding sequence ATGACAATTGAATTTCCGCAATTTCAAGCGGCGCAAATCCGGATCGCCCGGCCGACCGGACAGCTCAAAGAAATCATCAGGTTTTATGAAGAAGGCCTCGGACTGAAAAGGGTCGGCAGCTTTTCCGGCCATGAGGGCTACAGTGGCGTCATGTTCGGCCTGCCCCATACCCAATATCACTTAGAATTCACTGAAGAAACCGGCGCATCCCAGCCGGCGCCCGTTCCGCACGGCGACAGCCTGCTTGTCTTCTACATCCCGGATCAGCAGGAGCTCATCCGCATCAGCACGAAATTAAAGCAGATGGGATATGAAGAGAAAGAACCCGAAAACCCGTATTGGGGAGAAAAAGGCGTGACCATCGAAGATCCTGACGGCTGGCGGATCGTCTTGATGAATACAAGCGGAATATAA
- the dnaB gene encoding replicative DNA helicase: MTDLLNDRLPPQNIEAEQAVLGAVFLQPSALTLASEVLIPDDFYRMSHQKIYNAMLVLGDRGEPVDLITVTSELANTDLLEEVGGVSYLTDIANSVPTAANIEYYAKIVEEKSILRRLIRTATTIAQDGYTREDEVEDLLSDAEKTIMEVAQRKNSGAFQNIKDVLVQTYDNIEQLHNRKGDITGIPTGFIELDRMTAGFQRNDLIIVAARPSVGKTAFALNIAQNVATKTDESVAIFSLEMGAEQLVMRMLCAEGNINAQNLRTGNLTEEDWGKLTMAMGSLSNSGIFIDDTPGIRVSEIRSKCRRLKQENGLGMILIDYLQLIQGSGRSSDNRQQEVSEISRALKALARELEVPVIALSQLSRGVEQRQDKRPMMSDIRESGSIEQDADIVAFLYRDDYYDKESENKNIIEIIIAKQRNGPVGTVSLAFVKEYNKFVNLERRFDDGGVPAGA, encoded by the coding sequence ATGACAGACCTTCTGAATGATCGGCTGCCGCCGCAAAACATAGAAGCTGAGCAGGCCGTGTTAGGTGCTGTTTTTTTACAGCCGTCTGCGTTGACACTGGCTTCTGAAGTGTTGATTCCGGATGATTTCTACAGAATGTCACATCAAAAAATTTATAATGCCATGCTCGTGCTCGGAGATCGCGGCGAACCGGTTGATTTGATCACGGTAACGTCAGAGCTTGCGAATACCGACCTGTTAGAAGAGGTGGGGGGCGTCTCGTACCTGACGGACATCGCGAATTCCGTTCCGACAGCGGCTAATATAGAATATTACGCGAAAATCGTTGAGGAAAAATCGATTCTCCGCCGTTTAATCAGAACGGCGACCACGATCGCCCAAGACGGGTATACACGCGAAGATGAAGTTGAAGATTTATTAAGCGATGCGGAAAAAACGATTATGGAGGTCGCGCAGCGAAAAAATTCGGGCGCCTTCCAAAATATTAAAGACGTGCTCGTGCAAACATACGACAACATTGAGCAGCTTCACAACCGGAAAGGCGATATTACCGGGATTCCGACTGGTTTTATCGAGCTTGACCGGATGACGGCGGGCTTTCAGCGGAATGATTTGATCATTGTCGCAGCCCGTCCGTCCGTGGGGAAAACGGCGTTTGCCTTAAATATTGCGCAAAACGTGGCCACCAAAACGGATGAGAGCGTCGCGATATTCAGTCTGGAGATGGGTGCTGAGCAGCTTGTCATGCGTATGCTCTGCGCCGAAGGGAATATTAACGCCCAAAATCTCAGAACGGGAAATCTGACGGAAGAGGATTGGGGTAAGCTGACGATGGCGATGGGAAGCCTGTCAAACAGCGGTATCTTTATAGATGACACCCCCGGCATCCGTGTCAGCGAAATCCGTTCAAAATGCCGCAGACTGAAGCAGGAGAACGGCTTGGGCATGATTTTAATTGACTACTTGCAGCTCATTCAAGGAAGCGGCCGTTCAAGCGACAACCGCCAGCAAGAGGTATCGGAAATTTCACGGGCGCTAAAAGCGCTGGCACGGGAGCTTGAAGTTCCGGTCATCGCTCTGTCTCAGCTCTCCCGGGGTGTTGAGCAGCGGCAGGATAAACGTCCGATGATGTCAGATATCCGTGAGTCAGGAAGTATTGAGCAGGATGCCGACATCGTCGCCTTCCTGTATCGTGATGATTACTATGATAAAGAATCCGAAAACAAAAACATCATCGAAATCATTATTGCCAAACAGCGTAACGGCCCGGTGGGAACCGTTTCATTGGCTTTTGTGAAAGAATACAATAAGTTCGTAAACCTGGAAAGGCGCTTTGATGACGGCGGTGTTCCGGCAGGTGCGTAA
- a CDS encoding DUF2188 domain-containing protein — MKTYAVTPSVDADGWFVKAENVAPTALCTSKDAAIEKAEQMAKENSPAKLVIYDQHKNIEEERSF, encoded by the coding sequence ATGAAAACATATGCAGTAACACCAAGTGTTGATGCGGACGGATGGTTTGTGAAGGCAGAAAATGTGGCGCCGACGGCTCTTTGTACATCAAAGGACGCGGCGATCGAAAAAGCGGAGCAGATGGCGAAAGAGAACAGCCCGGCTAAGCTTGTCATTTATGATCAGCATAAAAACATTGAAGAGGAACGTTCCTTTTAA
- a CDS encoding YycC family protein — MKPLQISAETAQKLAESLNMPFERIMHMPQHILLAKLAEVQKENEHK, encoded by the coding sequence ATGAAACCGCTGCAAATTTCCGCCGAAACGGCACAAAAGCTTGCAGAATCACTGAACATGCCGTTTGAGAGAATCATGCACATGCCTCAGCACATTCTGCTTGCCAAATTAGCTGAAGTCCAAAAAGAGAACGAACACAAATAA
- a CDS encoding glycosyltransferase family 4 protein, which yields MVPLALLRVMDQFYGIEPQSEQGMLRSFCSEGKSSPKRKKPLRILYATFLRYPNVGGLASYITSVKTGFERIGHHADVISPLQMPPSFFQEDIPRAADEVRAFLLGRYGAANEKLVKNLSYLHVFQRFLKEKDLEQYDLFHAQDLFAVFLLGYLNRTYRRPLFFTPHGHFTKSRMKFHKIQKGSIEEAYFTEIEKQGIRASDKIITISDSFHAPLLEYGAKETQLTTVYTGIHVQDAPKPKRTEKLVIVCVSRLTERKGHGVLLDALAQIRQHLSGAEIWIIGDGKMRGFLEEKRRKLGLSNVFFLGKRRDVPDLLAESSIFVLPTLNDNFPIAVIEAMFSGKAIITSECGGIPEMIRHEKTGLICQPGNSRELAAALVSLITDQSLRERLGKEAKSYASQHLRQDIMVSKIDSIYQSFL from the coding sequence ATGGTGCCTCTTGCCTTGTTGCGCGTCATGGATCAATTTTACGGAATCGAACCTCAAAGTGAGCAAGGGATGCTGCGTTCATTTTGTTCGGAAGGAAAAAGCTCCCCCAAAAGAAAGAAGCCATTGCGCATTTTGTACGCAACCTTTCTCCGTTACCCGAATGTCGGAGGATTGGCGAGTTATATCACGTCCGTTAAGACAGGTTTTGAGCGCATCGGTCATCATGCGGATGTCATCTCGCCGCTCCAAATGCCGCCTTCATTTTTTCAGGAAGATATCCCGCGGGCCGCTGATGAAGTCAGAGCGTTTCTTCTCGGCAGATACGGCGCCGCAAACGAAAAGCTTGTGAAGAATCTCAGCTATTTACATGTCTTTCAAAGATTTTTGAAGGAAAAAGATTTAGAACAATATGATCTGTTTCACGCGCAGGATTTATTTGCGGTATTTTTGCTGGGATACCTTAATCGAACATATCGGCGTCCTCTTTTCTTCACGCCTCACGGACATTTTACGAAAAGCCGGATGAAGTTTCATAAAATCCAAAAGGGTTCAATTGAAGAGGCATACTTCACTGAAATAGAAAAACAGGGCATTCGGGCTTCGGATAAAATCATTACCATCAGTGACTCCTTTCACGCGCCTTTACTGGAGTACGGCGCGAAGGAAACACAGCTGACGACTGTTTATACCGGCATTCACGTCCAGGATGCACCCAAGCCGAAACGTACTGAAAAGCTCGTGATTGTGTGTGTTTCACGTCTGACCGAGCGAAAAGGGCATGGTGTGCTGCTGGATGCCCTCGCGCAAATTCGGCAGCATTTATCGGGAGCCGAAATTTGGATAATCGGAGACGGGAAAATGCGGGGGTTTCTGGAAGAGAAGAGACGGAAATTGGGTCTTTCAAATGTGTTCTTCCTCGGAAAACGACGTGATGTGCCGGATCTTTTGGCTGAATCGTCTATTTTTGTGCTGCCCACATTGAATGATAATTTCCCCATAGCGGTCATCGAAGCTATGTTTTCCGGTAAAGCCATTATCACCTCTGAATGCGGAGGAATTCCTGAAATGATCCGGCATGAGAAAACAGGGCTTATCTGTCAGCCCGGCAATAGCCGCGAGCTTGCTGCTGCCCTCGTGTCATTGATTACGGATCAGTCTCTCAGAGAACGGCTCGGAAAAGAAGCAAAATCTTATGCCAGTCAGCATCTGCGTCAGGACATCATGGTTTCAAAAATAGACAGTATTTATCAATCATTTTTATAA
- a CDS encoding phosphotransferase, whose protein sequence is MSEKDILYEAFQKLRIDEKLSHSFGEKAAVNPDDITCLKTTDRSAIYKLLVKKKSGTVPLILKVYKSSRDKNKAEINMYSKARAVLGDLMPDIYLIEENGRETWIFMEFVSQIRGQLTFHPKHFRYIIPSVAELHSRTFENKKISDGKWRSWLPVYESETMRKGRKKQIKKTAELLDRALKDDRTKDIVKPHYRQIANLLERKGPDFSPELMQNGSAITHGDLHMQNICTHDASGHEPWDIQFIDWESAKYAPVWFDMTVLVEILLGFRKDWSPHAEDIRTYCVKVYTKEMKKRGIHFQTPPMTLYKMSYLQRTLEKGLHTQLRRIFDNRGGELLPYHVDKVSQWGRELGL, encoded by the coding sequence ATGTCTGAAAAGGATATTTTGTATGAAGCATTTCAGAAACTGAGAATTGACGAAAAACTGTCGCATTCATTTGGCGAAAAGGCGGCTGTGAACCCGGATGACATCACATGCCTGAAAACAACAGACAGAAGCGCCATTTATAAACTGCTTGTGAAAAAGAAATCCGGCACCGTCCCGCTGATTTTGAAGGTGTATAAATCCTCCCGTGACAAAAACAAGGCCGAGATTAATATGTACAGTAAAGCCCGTGCCGTCTTAGGGGATTTGATGCCGGACATATATCTTATAGAAGAAAACGGCCGGGAAACGTGGATATTTATGGAGTTTGTCAGCCAGATCAGGGGACAGCTTACATTTCATCCTAAGCATTTTCGGTATATTATTCCGTCTGTTGCTGAACTGCACAGCCGCACCTTTGAAAACAAGAAAATTTCTGACGGGAAATGGCGGTCATGGCTGCCGGTATATGAATCGGAAACCATGAGGAAGGGGCGTAAAAAGCAGATCAAAAAGACAGCGGAATTACTGGATCGGGCCCTCAAAGATGATCGAACAAAGGATATCGTAAAGCCTCATTACCGGCAAATCGCAAACCTGCTGGAGCGAAAAGGGCCGGATTTTTCCCCTGAATTGATGCAAAACGGCTCAGCCATTACACATGGCGACCTTCATATGCAGAATATTTGCACCCACGATGCGTCCGGCCATGAACCGTGGGATATTCAATTCATCGATTGGGAATCAGCAAAATACGCGCCGGTTTGGTTTGATATGACGGTGCTGGTTGAAATTCTGCTTGGCTTCAGAAAAGATTGGAGCCCGCACGCGGAAGACATTCGGACGTATTGCGTAAAAGTGTATACGAAAGAAATGAAAAAGCGGGGCATTCATTTTCAGACCCCACCTATGACGCTTTATAAAATGTCTTATTTGCAGAGGACACTTGAGAAAGGGCTTCATACCCAATTGCGGAGAATCTTCGACAATCGGGGAGGAGAGCTGCTCCCGTATCATGTAGACAAAGTGTCACAATGGGGGCGGGAATTAGGTTTATAG
- a CDS encoding carbamoyl-phosphate synthase: protein MKHEHAAVVLDFSANGIGMIRSLARRGIDVYAFDTEGPYRIGKSRLADCGICPSPLTQEEELLSFLTDFGKRFQAKPVLYAGSDDYAGFISKFRKTLAGFFLFLLPSHSLLETVLDKSKAYELALKHNIPCPKTFFPNNQDELEEAIANIEFPCILKPVSGHEYRKKVNKKAIVMKDAAQLRKEFSSYRENGKLLVQEIIPGDNHCFYKVATFYDDQMKLMGLFSLQKNHQFPADFGAGAHVVSKRIPELIEKTLPFFEAIQLKGVGMAEFKKDPRDNVYKFIEINPRFWLSHSLTEPAGVHFVYMYYQYLTGQHVKPQLEQKEGINWIYEVRYFLTFLKKRKRGEMTFRDFWKGCKGKKEYALFAWNDPMPFIRNTWSHLKNSWKRKRKEDQHV, encoded by the coding sequence ATGAAACATGAACATGCGGCCGTTGTACTTGATTTCAGTGCAAACGGGATCGGGATGATTCGAAGCCTGGCCCGAAGAGGAATAGATGTTTACGCGTTTGACACGGAGGGACCTTATCGTATCGGAAAATCAAGATTAGCAGATTGCGGGATATGTCCCAGTCCTTTAACACAAGAGGAAGAACTTCTGTCATTTCTGACTGATTTCGGGAAGCGATTTCAAGCAAAACCGGTTCTGTACGCAGGATCTGATGATTATGCGGGATTTATATCTAAATTCCGCAAAACATTAGCCGGTTTTTTTTTATTTTTGCTTCCGAGCCACTCTCTGTTAGAAACGGTTTTAGATAAAAGCAAAGCATATGAACTGGCGTTGAAGCATAACATCCCCTGCCCGAAAACCTTTTTTCCGAACAATCAGGATGAATTGGAAGAGGCCATCGCCAATATTGAGTTTCCGTGTATTTTAAAACCGGTGTCCGGCCATGAATACAGGAAAAAAGTAAACAAGAAAGCAATTGTGATGAAGGATGCGGCACAATTGCGCAAGGAGTTCAGCTCCTACAGAGAAAATGGAAAACTGCTCGTGCAGGAAATCATTCCCGGAGACAATCATTGTTTTTATAAAGTCGCCACTTTTTATGATGACCAAATGAAATTAATGGGCTTATTTTCTCTGCAAAAAAACCATCAATTCCCTGCTGATTTTGGCGCGGGAGCTCATGTCGTGAGCAAACGGATTCCTGAATTAATTGAGAAGACCCTGCCGTTTTTTGAAGCGATTCAGCTGAAAGGAGTAGGCATGGCGGAATTTAAAAAGGACCCCCGTGACAATGTTTACAAATTCATAGAAATTAATCCGCGCTTTTGGCTCAGCCATAGTCTGACAGAACCGGCAGGCGTTCATTTTGTTTACATGTACTATCAGTATTTGACCGGACAGCATGTGAAGCCTCAGCTCGAGCAAAAAGAGGGAATCAATTGGATTTATGAGGTGCGTTACTTCTTAACGTTTTTGAAGAAACGAAAAAGAGGAGAAATGACGTTCCGGGATTTCTGGAAAGGGTGTAAAGGAAAAAAGGAGTATGCTCTTTTTGCTTGGAATGACCCAATGCCGTTTATCAGAAACACTTGGTCCCATCTCAAAAACAGCTGGAAACGGAAGCGGAAGGAAGATCAGCATGTCTGA
- a CDS encoding glycosyltransferase family 4 protein, whose protein sequence is MNEMFTIPYPYMVQTLDQYYGVKTRPQKKTAIKTQMKQSHRIPRVYRKKKKLSILIATFWDYPHTGGLSNYIKTLSEGLKRRGHKVDIISPNQFPSAKVKKLRTAVVPLLKDFFRDRYGDYNDHILRNNRLMFIYEQMLQKMNLGKYDVFHAQDLFTANILGRFNRIYKKPLLFTPHGMFTFNRLKFHIFKKGSVEEAYYKKLEMKAIEYSDRLIIISDTFRSPLMKLGAVQEDMTTVVTGIDYDAKTGLKKKTPLPKNKIIISCIARLGPRKGHNHLLDALSRIPANVLDHVEVLIVGDGERRSALEEQARKLKLSMVSFLGKRDDVPAILEGTDIFVLPTINDSLPISIIEAMFSGSAIIATDCGGIPDLIRHNKTGLIVEPGNAKDLARALAFFIYNKPARQRAALNAKAYAEKYLSSETMIKNIESIYQNTIKLGGKS, encoded by the coding sequence ATGAACGAGATGTTTACCATCCCATATCCATATATGGTCCAGACGCTTGATCAGTACTACGGGGTCAAAACACGCCCGCAAAAAAAGACAGCAATCAAGACCCAGATGAAACAGTCACATCGTATTCCGCGAGTATACAGGAAGAAAAAGAAGTTATCCATCCTGATTGCCACATTTTGGGACTACCCGCACACCGGCGGTTTATCCAACTATATTAAAACACTTAGTGAGGGACTGAAAAGGAGAGGCCATAAGGTGGATATCATATCCCCCAATCAGTTTCCTTCCGCAAAAGTAAAAAAACTGCGGACGGCTGTTGTTCCGTTATTAAAAGATTTCTTTAGAGACAGATACGGGGATTATAACGATCATATTTTGAGAAATAATCGGCTGATGTTCATATATGAGCAAATGCTTCAAAAGATGAATCTGGGAAAATATGATGTGTTTCATGCTCAGGATTTATTTACAGCCAATATATTAGGCAGATTCAACCGCATCTATAAAAAACCTTTATTGTTTACACCGCATGGCATGTTTACTTTCAACAGACTTAAATTTCACATATTTAAAAAAGGCTCGGTAGAAGAGGCTTATTACAAAAAACTAGAGATGAAAGCCATTGAATACTCAGATCGCCTGATTATTATCAGCGATACGTTTCGCAGCCCGCTGATGAAGCTTGGAGCCGTACAGGAAGACATGACAACGGTGGTCACAGGAATCGATTACGATGCAAAAACAGGCTTGAAAAAGAAAACGCCGTTACCGAAAAATAAAATCATCATCTCATGTATTGCGAGATTAGGCCCGAGAAAAGGGCATAATCATTTGCTGGACGCACTTTCTCGAATTCCGGCTAATGTACTTGATCATGTAGAAGTGCTGATCGTGGGCGACGGAGAGAGAAGGAGCGCTCTGGAGGAACAGGCTCGAAAACTGAAACTATCAATGGTCTCCTTTTTAGGAAAAAGAGATGATGTTCCCGCTATTTTGGAAGGGACGGACATATTCGTACTGCCGACCATTAATGATAGTCTGCCCATTTCTATTATTGAAGCGATGTTCAGCGGCTCGGCCATCATCGCGACCGATTGCGGCGGCATCCCGGATCTGATCCGCCATAACAAAACGGGGCTTATTGTCGAGCCGGGCAATGCAAAGGATCTTGCCCGGGCATTAGCGTTTTTTATCTATAACAAACCTGCGCGGCAGAGAGCTGCTTTAAATGCAAAGGCCTACGCAGAGAAATATTTAAGCAGTGAGACGATGATAAAAAATATCGAATCCATTTATCAAAATACCATCAAACTCGGAGGGAAATCATGA
- a CDS encoding PIG-L deacetylase family protein: protein MEEYIMVIGAHPDDELLGSAGTIKRLINEGYKVISIITALGRKEEAHHIKQLRANQELGIEKVIFLEHTNLELECIPLHKLVKELEQLIRVYQPDKIFTHHYGDINMDHQRTFQAVLTAARPLPNQKPIELLTFETLSSSEWERNTADKLFKPNYFVDITETMDDKLAALHHYDVEMRDFPHPRSYEGVKHLGRVRGMTAGVEYAEAFEVVRRIWK from the coding sequence ATGGAAGAATACATTATGGTCATCGGTGCTCATCCTGATGATGAACTATTGGGGTCAGCAGGCACCATAAAACGGCTGATCAATGAAGGATATAAAGTGATTTCCATTATTACGGCATTAGGCAGAAAAGAAGAAGCGCATCACATTAAGCAATTACGGGCGAATCAAGAGCTCGGAATTGAGAAAGTCATCTTTTTAGAGCATACGAATTTAGAACTTGAATGTATCCCTCTTCATAAGCTTGTCAAAGAATTAGAACAGCTCATTCGCGTCTATCAGCCTGATAAAATCTTTACTCATCATTACGGTGATATCAATATGGACCACCAGAGAACATTCCAAGCAGTTTTGACAGCCGCCAGACCTCTTCCGAATCAAAAGCCTATTGAACTGCTTACGTTTGAAACGCTGTCTTCAAGCGAGTGGGAGAGGAATACGGCTGATAAACTCTTCAAGCCCAATTACTTCGTTGATATCACAGAGACGATGGACGACAAACTTGCGGCGCTTCACCACTATGACGTAGAAATGAGGGATTTTCCTCATCCCCGTTCATATGAAGGCGTTAAACATTTAGGAAGAGTCAGAGGGATGACAGCGGGCGTAGAATACGCCGAGGCATTTGAAGTCGTACGGAGGATCTGGAAATGA
- a CDS encoding kinase, with amino-acid sequence MKRFFSENFFQNSENKKVLEDYPLIGKGKDGEVYLLTPNQCIKYFFEEETCKKELAAFQIGQVSPVIPRLHEYGDHYIVMEYVQGTSLASHIKTEKSLSAELTAAVLNMLDELKDLGFTRWDAEIRHILINEDGELKVIDHKRAFSSDARVPVKLLKGLEKYGLAAEFLTTVKKLDPSRYLEWQLHMQVSENPHM; translated from the coding sequence ATGAAGCGATTTTTTTCTGAAAACTTCTTTCAAAACTCTGAGAATAAAAAGGTGCTGGAGGACTATCCGCTGATCGGCAAGGGAAAAGACGGGGAAGTCTACCTCTTAACACCTAACCAATGTATAAAATATTTTTTTGAAGAAGAGACATGCAAGAAGGAATTGGCCGCTTTTCAGATCGGACAAGTTTCACCGGTGATTCCAAGACTGCATGAATACGGAGATCATTATATTGTGATGGAATATGTCCAAGGCACCTCCCTTGCCAGCCATATCAAAACAGAAAAATCTCTATCCGCAGAACTGACAGCTGCTGTTTTAAATATGCTGGATGAATTAAAGGATCTCGGTTTTACCAGATGGGATGCCGAAATCAGGCACATTCTGATCAACGAAGACGGTGAACTTAAAGTCATCGACCATAAAAGAGCCTTTTCTTCCGATGCCCGAGTGCCCGTAAAACTGTTAAAAGGGCTGGAAAAATACGGCTTGGCGGCTGAGTTTTTGACCACCGTGAAAAAATTAGATCCGTCACGTTACCTGGAATGGCAGCTGCACATGCAAGTTTCTGAAAATCCGCACATGTAA
- the rplI gene encoding 50S ribosomal protein L9 — translation MKVIFLQDVKGKGKKGEMKNVADGYAHNFLIKKGLAVEANATNVSALKGQKEKEKKEAIAELERAKDLKETLEQLTVELSAKSGEGGRLFGSVTSKQIAEALQKTHKIKVDKRKLELQDGIRTLGYTNVPVKLHPEVQAVLKVHVKEEA, via the coding sequence ATGAAGGTTATTTTCTTACAAGATGTAAAAGGTAAAGGAAAAAAAGGGGAAATGAAAAACGTAGCAGACGGTTATGCACATAACTTTCTCATTAAAAAAGGTCTCGCTGTCGAAGCAAATGCGACAAACGTGAGCGCATTGAAAGGACAGAAAGAAAAAGAGAAAAAAGAAGCGATTGCTGAGCTTGAAAGAGCGAAAGACTTAAAAGAAACGCTTGAACAGCTGACTGTTGAGCTGAGTGCCAAATCCGGTGAAGGCGGCCGCCTATTCGGATCTGTCACAAGCAAACAGATTGCAGAAGCGCTGCAAAAAACGCATAAAATTAAAGTGGATAAACGGAAACTGGAGCTTCAAGACGGTATCCGTACACTGGGATATACAAATGTGCCTGTAAAGCTGCATCCTGAGGTTCAGGCCGTGCTGAAGGTTCACGTAAAAGAAGAAGCGTAA